In Halomonas denitrificans, one DNA window encodes the following:
- the mpl gene encoding UDP-N-acetylmuramate:L-alanyl-gamma-D-glutamyl-meso-diaminopimelate ligase produces the protein MKLHILGICGTFMGGIAALARADGHEVSGQDANVYPPMSTQLENLGIELHEGYSAEAIPDDVDQVVIGNALSRGNPAVEHVLNRRMDFVSGPRWLGENYLARRKVLAVAGTHGKTTTASLAAWILEHAGLEPGFLIGGIPSNFDISARAGGDWFVVEADEYDTAFFDKRAKFVHYRPSIAILNNLEFDHADIYPDLAAIETQFNHLLRTVPGNGSIIHNQHDANLKRVFEKGCWSERASFGIEGDVEADWRVRLDEPSGRQLTFFRGDDEIGTLEWAQSGRHNALNAVAAIAAAAAAGVDPQTAVAALGEFRGVKRRMEYLGDVGGVHVYDDFAHHPTAIRLTLEGLRRSIGAARLLVALEPASNTMRGGHHLDQLAPALAAADYVVMHSADTLDWDPSEVFDKLQAGGRFRRQLSNVLSDLRENARPGDHVVFMSNRGFGNVQQRFLNGDSGD, from the coding sequence ATGAAACTCCACATCCTCGGCATCTGCGGCACCTTCATGGGCGGCATCGCGGCGCTGGCGCGGGCCGACGGCCACGAAGTCTCCGGCCAGGATGCCAACGTCTATCCGCCGATGAGCACCCAACTCGAGAACCTCGGCATCGAGCTGCACGAGGGCTACTCGGCCGAGGCGATCCCGGACGACGTCGACCAGGTCGTGATCGGCAATGCGCTGAGCCGCGGCAATCCGGCCGTCGAACACGTGCTGAACCGGCGCATGGACTTCGTCTCCGGCCCGCGCTGGCTGGGCGAGAACTACCTCGCCCGGCGCAAGGTGCTGGCCGTGGCCGGCACCCACGGCAAGACCACGACCGCCAGCCTCGCGGCCTGGATCCTCGAACACGCCGGCCTGGAACCGGGCTTCCTGATCGGCGGCATTCCGAGCAATTTCGACATCTCGGCCCGCGCCGGAGGCGACTGGTTCGTGGTCGAAGCCGACGAGTACGACACGGCCTTCTTCGACAAGCGGGCCAAGTTCGTCCACTACCGACCCTCGATCGCGATCCTGAACAACCTGGAGTTCGACCACGCCGACATCTATCCGGACCTCGCCGCGATCGAGACCCAGTTCAACCACCTGCTGCGCACCGTGCCAGGCAACGGCAGCATCATCCACAACCAGCACGACGCCAACCTCAAGCGGGTGTTCGAAAAGGGCTGCTGGAGCGAGCGCGCCTCCTTCGGCATCGAAGGCGATGTCGAGGCCGACTGGCGGGTCCGGCTCGACGAGCCGTCCGGCCGCCAGCTCACGTTCTTCCGCGGCGACGACGAGATCGGCACGCTGGAATGGGCCCAGAGCGGCCGCCACAATGCGCTGAACGCGGTGGCCGCGATCGCCGCCGCAGCGGCGGCCGGCGTCGATCCGCAGACCGCGGTGGCCGCACTGGGCGAGTTCCGCGGCGTCAAGCGGCGCATGGAGTACCTCGGCGATGTCGGCGGCGTGCACGTCTACGACGACTTCGCCCACCACCCCACCGCCATCCGCCTGACCCTGGAGGGGCTTCGGCGCTCGATCGGCGCGGCCCGCCTTCTGGTCGCCCTGGAACCGGCCAGCAACACCATGCGCGGCGGCCACCACCTCGACCAGCTGGCCCCGGCGCTGGCCGCGGCAGACTACGTCGTGATGCACTCGGCGGACACGCTGGACTGGGACCCGAGCGAGGTGTTCGACAAGCTCCAGGCCGGCGGCCGCTTCCGCCGTCAGCTGAGCAACGTGCTGTCCGACCTGCGCGAGAACGCGCGGCCCGGCGACCACGTGGTGTTCATGAGCAACCGCGGCTTCGGCAACGTGCAGCAGCGATTCCTGAACGGCGACAGCGGTGACTGA
- a CDS encoding LON peptidase substrate-binding domain-containing protein, giving the protein MTDALDELALFPLQLVLFPGAPLPLRIFETRYLELVRDCSRSGQGFGVVMLDPATDQRTARHASIGTEAVIEDFSTLEDGLLGIRARGTRRFRIHHTSARDNGLLIGHVEWIAPEPARSIGPEFAALESLYRELVARLPAAELPEVEADNASQLGMALAGILPLDPPQAQELLAVSDPEERLRALCWLLGPDDASDAVPD; this is encoded by the coding sequence GTGACTGACGCGCTCGACGAACTGGCGCTGTTCCCCCTGCAGCTGGTGCTGTTTCCCGGCGCGCCGCTACCCCTGAGGATCTTCGAAACCCGGTACCTGGAACTGGTGCGCGACTGCTCGCGCAGCGGCCAGGGCTTCGGCGTGGTCATGCTCGATCCGGCCACGGACCAGCGGACCGCGCGCCACGCCTCGATCGGCACGGAAGCCGTGATCGAGGACTTCTCGACGCTGGAAGATGGACTCCTGGGGATTCGGGCCCGCGGCACGCGCCGGTTCCGTATCCACCACACCTCGGCCCGCGACAACGGCCTGCTGATCGGTCACGTCGAGTGGATCGCGCCGGAACCCGCCCGCTCGATCGGGCCGGAGTTCGCCGCACTGGAAAGCCTGTATCGCGAACTCGTCGCCCGCCTGCCCGCCGCGGAACTGCCCGAAGTCGAAGCGGACAACGCCAGCCAGCTCGGCATGGCGCTGGCCGGGATTCTGCCGCTCGACCCGCCCCAGGCCCAAGAGCTGCTGGCGGTCTCCGACCCGGAGGAGCGTCTGCGCGCCCTGTGCTGGTTGCTCGGCCCGGACGACGCGAGCGACGCCGTGCCCGACTGA
- a CDS encoding NAD(P)-dependent oxidoreductase: protein MSTLSGKTLFITGASRGIGEAIALRAAADGANVAIAAKSDRKHPKLPGTIHSVAEAVEEAGGKALPLKVDIRDEQAIVDAMQRTADAFGGIDILVNNASAIYLAPTDAVPMKRFDLMFGVNVRGTFACSQAALPFLERSDHAHILNLSPPLNMDAKWFAPHVAYTMAKYGMSLCVLGMAREFEDRGIAVNALWPRTVIATAALRMLGDAVDPKNCRSPAIMADAAHAVLSASPDARSGEFLIDEDVLRANGVTDFERYAIEPGQPLAPDLFLD, encoded by the coding sequence ATGAGCACCCTGTCCGGAAAGACCCTGTTCATCACCGGCGCGTCGCGCGGCATCGGCGAGGCGATCGCGCTGCGCGCCGCCGCCGACGGCGCCAATGTCGCGATCGCGGCGAAATCCGACCGCAAGCATCCCAAGCTGCCGGGCACCATCCACAGCGTGGCCGAAGCGGTCGAAGAGGCCGGCGGGAAGGCCCTGCCGCTGAAGGTCGACATCCGCGACGAGCAGGCGATCGTCGATGCGATGCAGCGCACGGCCGATGCCTTCGGCGGCATCGACATCCTGGTCAACAACGCCTCGGCGATCTATCTCGCGCCGACCGACGCGGTGCCGATGAAGCGCTTCGACCTGATGTTCGGGGTCAACGTGCGCGGCACCTTCGCGTGTTCCCAGGCCGCGCTTCCGTTTCTCGAACGCTCCGACCACGCCCACATTCTAAATCTGTCCCCGCCGCTGAACATGGACGCCAAGTGGTTCGCGCCGCACGTGGCCTACACGATGGCCAAGTACGGCATGAGCCTGTGCGTGCTGGGCATGGCGCGCGAGTTCGAGGATCGCGGCATCGCCGTCAACGCCCTGTGGCCGCGCACGGTGATCGCCACCGCCGCGCTGCGCATGCTCGGCGATGCGGTCGACCCGAAGAACTGCCGCAGCCCCGCGATCATGGCCGACGCCGCGCACGCCGTGCTGTCGGCAAGCCCGGACGCCCGCAGCGGCGAATTCCTGATCGACGAGGACGTTCTCCGCGCGAACGGAGTGACCGACTTCGAGCGCTACGCGATCGAGCCCGGCCAGCCGCTGGCGCCCGACCTCTTTCTCGACTGA
- the hemL gene encoding glutamate-1-semialdehyde 2,1-aminomutase, translated as MNHTQSHELFLRARARIPGGVNSPVRAFAGVGGDPVFFERAEGACLFDVDGQRYIDYIGSWGPMICGHAHPAIIEAVQRAAANGLSFGTPSPNEVTMAERLCDLVPGLERVRMVNSGTEAAMSALRLARAATGRNRFIKFEGNYHGHADSFLVKAGSGAQTLGVPTSPGVPAALAELTLNATFNDLDSVRALFEQYPDEIACVAVEPVAGNMNCVPPKPGFLEGLRELCDEYGSALLFDEVMTGFRVALGGAQQLYGVRPDLSCFGKVIGAGMPVGAFGGKEKYMRMIAPEGPVYQAGTLSGNPVAMAAGLANLDLITAPGFYDALTATTLRLTEGIAGAARDAGVPMATVAVGGMFGLFFTERERVENFEQAAACDLDLFKRFFHGMLDEGVYLAPSAFEAGFVSSAHGEREVEDTIAAARTVLTAIAADRS; from the coding sequence GGGTCGGCGGCGATCCGGTCTTCTTCGAGCGTGCCGAAGGGGCCTGCCTGTTCGACGTCGACGGCCAGCGCTACATCGACTACATCGGGTCCTGGGGGCCGATGATCTGCGGCCACGCCCACCCGGCGATCATCGAGGCCGTGCAGCGCGCCGCGGCCAACGGTCTCAGCTTCGGCACGCCCAGCCCGAACGAAGTGACCATGGCCGAGCGCCTGTGCGACCTGGTCCCGGGCCTCGAGCGGGTGCGGATGGTCAACTCCGGCACCGAGGCGGCGATGAGCGCGCTCCGTCTCGCCCGCGCGGCCACCGGCCGCAATCGGTTCATCAAGTTCGAGGGGAATTATCACGGTCATGCCGACAGCTTCCTGGTCAAGGCCGGCAGCGGTGCACAGACCCTCGGCGTTCCGACCTCGCCCGGCGTGCCGGCGGCGCTGGCCGAGCTGACCCTGAACGCGACCTTCAACGACCTCGACTCGGTCCGCGCGCTGTTCGAGCAGTACCCGGACGAGATCGCCTGTGTGGCGGTGGAGCCGGTGGCCGGAAACATGAACTGCGTGCCGCCGAAGCCGGGCTTCCTCGAAGGCCTGCGCGAGCTGTGCGACGAGTACGGCAGCGCGCTGCTGTTCGACGAGGTGATGACCGGCTTCCGGGTCGCGCTCGGTGGGGCGCAGCAGCTCTACGGCGTCAGGCCCGACCTCAGCTGCTTCGGCAAGGTCATCGGCGCCGGGATGCCGGTCGGCGCCTTCGGCGGCAAGGAAAAATACATGCGGATGATCGCGCCCGAGGGGCCGGTCTACCAGGCCGGCACGCTGTCGGGCAATCCCGTCGCGATGGCCGCCGGGCTCGCCAACCTGGACCTGATCACCGCGCCCGGCTTCTACGATGCGCTGACCGCGACCACGCTCCGGCTCACGGAAGGCATCGCCGGCGCGGCGCGTGACGCCGGCGTGCCGATGGCCACCGTCGCGGTCGGCGGCATGTTCGGCCTGTTCTTCACCGAGCGGGAGCGGGTCGAGAACTTCGAGCAGGCCGCGGCCTGCGACCTGGACCTGTTCAAGCGCTTCTTCCACGGCATGCTCGACGAGGGCGTCTACCTCGCACCCTCGGCCTTCGAGGCCGGCTTCGTATCCAGCGCCCACGGCGAACGCGAGGTCGAAGACACGATCGCGGCGGCCAGGACCGTGCTGACGGCGATCGCGGCAGACCGGAGCTGA